Proteins encoded together in one Impatiens glandulifera chromosome 1, dImpGla2.1, whole genome shotgun sequence window:
- the LOC124933869 gene encoding E3 ubiquitin-protein ligase RSL1-like: MIPNLMKLTKAITYPMIIWAEKLQWVMMFSITKSNITMMKSEVDDESDDESDDESDDESDDESANSDDESANSNSSSVFSCEICTEEKLQTKMIGIEKCSHSFCSDCISKHIKFKIQENVTIIPCPAGYDCEGKLELESCLTWISPEIIAIWEEALCESMIPESQKYYCPFSDCSALLIYDKDGEDETFSQAECPICHRLFCVDCRVPFHMGIECEQFKRLNNERGWDDLMLKLATESAWKRCPNCRFFVEKNEGCVGFNSAIDVEQLGLLIMGYVGELKFIYV; encoded by the exons ATGATTCCCAATTTGATGAAGTTGACGAAAGCAATCACTTATCCAATGATAATTTGGGCTGAAAAGCTGCAATGGGTAATGATGTTCTCCATCACCAAATCTAATATTACGATGATGAAGTCCGAGGTCGACGACGAGTCAGACGACGAGTCAGACGACGAGTCAGACGACGAGTCAGACGACGAGTCAGCGAATTCAGACGATGAGTCAGCGAATTCGAACTCGAGCTCGGTCTTCTCTTGCGAAATATGCACAGAGGAAAAACTTCAAACCAAGATGATCGGAATAGAAAAATGCTCTCATTCCTTCTGCTCCGATTGCATTAGCAAacatatcaaattcaaaatccaAGAGAATGTCACAATCATACCCTGCCCAGCCGGCTACGACTGTGAGGGGAAACTCGAGCTGGAATCGTGTCTAACATGGATTTCGCCAGAAATAATCGCAATATGGGAGGAAGCCTTATGCGAATCAATGATACCAGAATCTCAAAAGTACTATTGTCCATTCAGCGATTGTTCGGCTTTGTTGATTTATGATAAGGATGGAGAAGATGAGACGTTTAGTCAAGCCGAATGCCCAATTTGTCATAGACTGTTCTGCGTAGATTGCAGAGTTCCATTTCATATGGGTATTGAGTGTGAGCAATTTAAGAGACTGAATAACGAAAGAGGCTGGGATGATCTTATGTTGAAACTTGCGACTGAAAGTGCGTGGAAACGTTGCCCAAATTGTCGATTCTTTGTGGAAAAAAATGAAGGGT GTGTGGGTTTCAATTCTGCTATAGATGTGGAGCAGCTTGGACTACTAATCATGGGGTATGTAGGTGAACTTAAAttcatatatgtttaa